In Morganella morganii, the following are encoded in one genomic region:
- the cmoM gene encoding tRNA uridine 5-oxyacetic acid(34) methyltransferase CmoM encodes MVDRNFDDIAEKFTRNIYGTTKGQIREAVVWQDLDALLTRLKPGPLRILDAGGGDGFFSRRLAALGHQVVLCDLSEEMIARAQQAALDDGVAENMSFIHCAAQDIALHTEGAFDLVLFHAVLEWITDQKGAIEALTAIIAGGGALSLMFYNANGLVMRNAILGNFHLATPEIQRRRKRSLSPQNPLMPEQVYQWLDDCRLTIEAKTGVRVFHDYLQSRQLQNRDFPALLALEQRYCRQEPYISLGRYIHVMARKPIRRMDNE; translated from the coding sequence ATGGTTGATCGTAATTTTGACGATATCGCGGAGAAATTCACCCGCAATATCTATGGCACAACAAAAGGGCAAATCCGCGAAGCGGTGGTCTGGCAGGATCTGGACGCCTTACTGACCCGGCTGAAACCGGGTCCGCTGCGCATTCTGGATGCGGGCGGCGGTGACGGTTTTTTCTCCCGCCGTCTGGCTGCGCTGGGGCATCAGGTGGTATTGTGCGACCTGTCAGAAGAGATGATTGCCCGCGCACAACAGGCCGCGCTGGATGACGGCGTGGCAGAAAATATGTCCTTTATTCATTGTGCGGCACAGGATATCGCACTTCACACTGAAGGGGCGTTTGATCTGGTATTATTTCATGCCGTTTTGGAGTGGATCACAGATCAAAAAGGTGCAATTGAAGCACTGACCGCTATAATAGCGGGCGGTGGTGCATTATCGTTAATGTTTTACAATGCGAACGGACTTGTGATGCGAAATGCGATATTAGGCAATTTTCATCTGGCAACCCCGGAAATTCAGCGCCGCCGCAAGCGTTCGTTATCGCCGCAGAATCCCCTTATGCCGGAACAGGTTTATCAGTGGCTGGATGATTGCCGTCTGACGATTGAGGCAAAAACCGGCGTGCGGGTTTTCCATGATTATCTGCAGAGCCGCCAGTTACAAAACCGTGATTTCCCAGCGCTGCTGGCACTGGAGCAACGCTATTGCCGTCAGGAGCCTTATATCAGCTTAGGCCGCTATATTCACGTTATGGCACGAAAACCGATCAGAAGGATGGACAATGAGTGA
- the elyC gene encoding envelope biogenesis factor ElyC, translating to MLFALKKYLGGFLMPLPFMLLLILAGLLLLWFSRWQKTGKTLITVSWLGLVLLSLQPVADTLLLTTEKPYEKRYELITPAEVQQQELRYIVVLGGGFTYNPEWSPSANLIGNSLPRVTEGVRLALRYPQATLIFTGGPGANSISSAEAAAQVAQSLGIPAERTLPLVLPKDTEEEAAEVKKVVGDAPFLLVTSANHMTRAKAFFDARGLHPIPAPANQLAVTTPLHSWEKTIPSAYYLSHSERVWYEGLGRLWQSVKSSDNEGQE from the coding sequence ATGCTGTTTGCCCTGAAAAAATACCTCGGCGGTTTTCTGATGCCGCTGCCGTTTATGCTCCTGCTGATCCTGGCCGGATTACTGCTGCTGTGGTTTTCCCGATGGCAGAAAACCGGTAAAACCCTGATCACCGTGAGCTGGCTCGGGTTGGTGCTGCTCAGCCTGCAACCGGTGGCGGATACCCTGCTGCTGACAACAGAAAAACCGTATGAAAAACGTTATGAGCTCATTACCCCGGCAGAAGTTCAGCAACAGGAACTGCGCTATATCGTGGTGCTCGGCGGCGGCTTTACCTATAACCCGGAATGGTCACCTTCCGCCAATCTGATCGGTAACAGTCTGCCGCGCGTCACGGAAGGTGTGCGTCTCGCACTGCGTTACCCGCAGGCGACGCTGATTTTCACCGGCGGGCCGGGCGCAAACAGTATCAGCAGCGCAGAGGCCGCAGCGCAAGTTGCGCAGTCACTGGGGATCCCTGCTGAACGCACACTGCCGCTGGTATTGCCGAAAGATACCGAAGAGGAAGCCGCCGAAGTGAAAAAAGTGGTGGGCGATGCACCGTTCCTGCTGGTGACCTCCGCTAACCATATGACCCGCGCCAAAGCCTTCTTTGATGCGCGCGGCCTGCACCCTATCCCGGCACCGGCTAACCAGCTGGCCGTCACCACCCCGCTGCACAGCTGGGAAAAAACCATTCCTTCCGCGTACTATCTATCACACAGTGAGCGGGTCTGGTATGAAGGGCTGGGGCGGCTCTGGCAGTCAGTAAAATCGTCAGATAATGAAGGACAGGAATAG
- the kdsB gene encoding 3-deoxy-manno-octulosonate cytidylyltransferase translates to MFTVIIPARYASTRLPGKPLADICGKPMIVRVMEQAKRSGAARVIVATDTQAVFDAVIAEGGEACMTREDHQSGTERLAEVIDHYRFADDEIIVNVQGDEPLIPDSIIAQVAENLAASEAGMATLAVKITSAEEAFNPNAVKVVMDKQGYALYFSRATIPWDRERFMHSRDSAGDNFLRHIGIYAYRAGFIRRYIQWETSPLEKIEMLEQLRVLWYGEKIHVAEASEAPGTGVDTPEDLETVRRLFAAR, encoded by the coding sequence ATGTTTACAGTTATCATTCCTGCGCGTTATGCCTCCACGCGTCTGCCCGGTAAACCGCTGGCGGATATCTGCGGCAAGCCGATGATTGTCCGTGTGATGGAGCAGGCAAAACGTTCCGGTGCCGCGAGAGTCATTGTCGCTACTGACACACAGGCGGTATTTGATGCCGTGATTGCAGAGGGCGGCGAAGCCTGTATGACGCGCGAAGATCATCAGTCCGGGACCGAGCGCCTGGCGGAAGTGATTGATCACTACCGGTTTGCTGATGATGAGATTATCGTGAATGTTCAGGGGGATGAGCCATTAATCCCTGACAGTATTATTGCGCAGGTTGCTGAAAATCTGGCAGCCAGCGAAGCCGGTATGGCCACCCTGGCGGTAAAAATCACCTCAGCGGAAGAAGCCTTTAACCCGAATGCGGTGAAAGTGGTGATGGATAAACAGGGCTATGCGCTCTATTTCTCCCGGGCCACCATTCCGTGGGATCGCGAGCGTTTCATGCACAGCCGTGACAGCGCCGGTGATAATTTCCTGCGCCATATCGGGATTTACGCCTACCGCGCCGGGTTTATCCGCCGCTATATTCAGTGGGAAACCAGCCCGCTGGAGAAAATCGAAATGCTCGAGCAGCTGCGTGTACTCTGGTACGGTGAAAAAATTCATGTCGCGGAGGCATCCGAAGCGCCGGGCACCGGTGTTGATACCCCGGAAGATCTTGAAACCGTGCGCAGATTGTTTGCCGCCCGCTGA
- a CDS encoding Trm112 family protein — MDHRLLEIVACPVCHGKLSYDKQNLELICKGCRLAYPVRDDIPVLLENEARELPVSEG, encoded by the coding sequence ATGGATCACCGTTTACTCGAAATCGTGGCCTGCCCTGTTTGCCACGGCAAACTCAGCTACGACAAGCAAAATCTCGAACTCATCTGCAAAGGCTGCCGTCTGGCCTATCCCGTCCGTGACGATATCCCTGTCTTATTAGAGAATGAAGCCCGCGAATTGCCGGTCTCAGAAGGATAA
- a CDS encoding cold-shock protein → MSKQLQLGRVKWYDAKEGYGFISPVNGGDDIWVTRNGIANSRNKLLCEGQEVEFSLTRGSYGIAANDVIAL, encoded by the coding sequence ATGTCTAAACAATTACAACTTGGCCGCGTTAAATGGTATGACGCGAAAGAAGGTTACGGTTTCATCTCCCCGGTTAACGGCGGCGATGATATCTGGGTAACCCGTAACGGGATCGCCAATTCCCGTAACAAATTACTGTGCGAAGGGCAGGAAGTGGAATTCTCACTGACCCGCGGCAGTTATGGTATTGCAGCGAACGATGTGATCGCGCTGTAA
- the lpxK gene encoding tetraacyldisaccharide 4'-kinase, translating into MIDKIWSGRSKLYWLLLPLSFLYGAVSGLRRLLFRCGLKKSRRMPVPVVVVGNLTAGGNGKTPVVIWLTEQLLARGYRPGVVSRGYGGKSDHYPLLITKDTTTAQAGDEPVLIARRTGVPVAVAPDRAAAVEAILQHAPVDVIITDDGLQHYALQRDMEIVVIDGERRFGNGWWLPAGPMRERAGRLKQVDAVIVNGGTAQPGETAMQLVPGEAVNLADGTRKPAAEIGECVAMAGIGHPPRFFATLNSLGVTPAQCIAFPDHQSYSPEQLSALIKPGQSLLMTEKDAVKCFAFSATDWWYLPVSAAIPAKSADLILDKVISHIKNA; encoded by the coding sequence ATGATCGATAAAATTTGGTCCGGCCGCTCAAAGCTTTACTGGCTGCTTCTGCCGCTCTCGTTTTTGTACGGGGCGGTGAGCGGTCTGCGGCGTCTGCTGTTCCGCTGCGGACTGAAAAAATCCCGCCGTATGCCGGTGCCGGTGGTGGTGGTCGGTAATCTGACCGCCGGCGGTAACGGTAAAACACCGGTGGTTATCTGGCTGACAGAGCAACTGCTGGCCCGTGGCTACCGTCCCGGAGTGGTTTCCCGCGGTTACGGCGGTAAATCGGATCATTATCCGCTGCTTATCACGAAAGACACGACGACAGCACAGGCCGGTGATGAGCCGGTGCTGATTGCCCGCCGTACCGGTGTGCCGGTTGCGGTCGCGCCAGACCGTGCCGCAGCGGTAGAAGCTATTTTGCAGCATGCACCGGTGGATGTGATCATCACCGATGATGGTTTGCAGCATTACGCACTACAGCGCGATATGGAAATCGTGGTGATTGACGGCGAACGCCGTTTCGGTAACGGCTGGTGGCTGCCTGCCGGGCCGATGCGGGAACGGGCAGGGCGTCTGAAACAGGTGGATGCGGTGATTGTCAACGGTGGTACCGCACAACCCGGGGAAACCGCTATGCAACTGGTGCCGGGAGAGGCTGTTAACCTGGCTGACGGCACCCGTAAACCGGCGGCTGAAATCGGTGAGTGTGTGGCGATGGCCGGTATCGGGCACCCGCCGCGTTTTTTTGCCACGCTGAACTCCCTCGGCGTGACACCGGCACAGTGTATTGCGTTTCCGGATCACCAGTCTTACAGCCCTGAACAGCTTTCCGCACTGATAAAACCCGGTCAGTCACTCCTGATGACAGAGAAGGATGCAGTGAAATGTTTTGCCTTTTCTGCAACTGACTGGTGGTATTTACCGGTCAGTGCCGCCATTCCCGCAAAATCCGCCGATTTAATTCTGGATAAAGTCATATCTCACATAAAAAATGCATAA
- the msbA gene encoding lipid A ABC transporter ATP-binding protein/permease MsbA, producing MKDIDISTRQTFRRLWPTIAPFKTGIIVAAIALVINAGGDAFMLSLLKPLLDEGFGTADNDFLRIMPLIILGLMLLRGISSFVSGYCLSWVSGKVVMTMRRNLFRHMMGMPVSFFDQQSTGTLLSRITYDSEQVASSSSGALVTVVREGAYIIALFSLMFYNSWQLSLILIVIAPIVAFVIRKVSVRFREISKNMQSGMGQVSASAEQMLKGHKEVLIFGGQKVENDRFDKVSNHMRRQGMKLVTASSIADPIIQIIASFALAFVLFAASFPEIKEALSAGSITVVFSSMIALMRPLKSLTNVNAQFQRGMAACQTLFVLLDMEQEKDTGTKVLKDAKGDVAFENVTFRYQGKENPALKNVSFTIPSGKTVALVGRSGSGKSTIANLITRFYEIESGHITIDGNDIRDYTLASLRSQVALVSQNVHLFNDTVANNIAYATEGKYTREQIEKAAEMAYAMDFINKMEKGLDTEIGENGVLLSGGQRQRIAIARALLRDAPILILDEATSALDTESERAIQAALDELQKNRTCLVIAHRLSTIEKADEILVVQDGEVQERGTHDELVKQPGIYAQLYNMQFGH from the coding sequence ATGAAAGATATTGATATTTCAACCCGGCAAACATTCCGCCGGTTATGGCCGACAATCGCACCGTTTAAAACAGGTATCATCGTGGCGGCTATTGCGTTAGTCATCAATGCGGGCGGCGATGCATTTATGCTGTCGCTGCTGAAACCGCTGCTTGATGAAGGTTTCGGCACTGCCGACAATGATTTTCTCCGTATCATGCCGCTGATTATCCTGGGGCTGATGCTGTTACGCGGTATCTCCAGTTTTGTTTCAGGCTACTGCCTCTCCTGGGTGTCCGGCAAAGTGGTTATGACTATGCGCCGTAACCTGTTCCGGCATATGATGGGCATGCCGGTTTCCTTCTTTGATCAGCAATCCACCGGGACACTGCTCTCCCGTATCACCTATGATTCCGAACAGGTGGCTTCGTCTTCTTCCGGTGCACTGGTTACGGTCGTCCGTGAAGGCGCTTATATTATTGCGCTGTTCAGCCTTATGTTTTACAACAGCTGGCAGCTGTCGCTGATTCTGATTGTTATTGCGCCGATTGTGGCTTTTGTTATCCGCAAAGTCTCTGTCCGCTTCCGCGAAATCAGTAAAAACATGCAGAGCGGCATGGGACAGGTCAGCGCCAGTGCTGAACAGATGCTGAAAGGGCATAAAGAAGTGCTGATTTTCGGCGGTCAGAAAGTGGAAAATGATCGTTTCGATAAAGTCAGCAACCATATGCGCCGCCAGGGTATGAAACTGGTTACCGCATCATCTATTGCCGACCCGATTATTCAGATCATTGCCTCCTTTGCGCTGGCATTTGTGCTGTTTGCCGCCAGTTTCCCTGAAATTAAAGAAGCGCTGAGTGCCGGTTCCATTACAGTTGTCTTCTCTTCCATGATTGCTCTGATGCGTCCGCTGAAATCCCTGACCAACGTGAACGCTCAGTTCCAGCGCGGGATGGCGGCTTGTCAGACACTGTTTGTTCTGCTTGATATGGAGCAGGAAAAAGACACCGGCACCAAAGTGCTGAAAGATGCCAAAGGTGATGTGGCGTTTGAGAATGTGACTTTCCGTTATCAGGGGAAAGAGAACCCGGCGCTGAAAAATGTGTCGTTCACTATTCCGTCAGGCAAAACGGTGGCACTGGTCGGGCGCTCCGGCTCCGGGAAATCCACCATTGCCAATCTGATCACCCGTTTCTATGAAATTGAAAGCGGACACATTACGATCGACGGCAATGATATCCGCGATTACACGCTGGCATCACTGCGCAGTCAGGTGGCGCTGGTGTCGCAGAATGTTCACCTTTTCAATGATACGGTCGCGAATAATATCGCCTATGCCACAGAAGGGAAGTACACCCGCGAGCAGATTGAAAAAGCCGCTGAAATGGCCTATGCCATGGACTTTATCAATAAGATGGAGAAGGGGCTGGATACCGAAATCGGTGAGAACGGTGTTCTGCTTTCCGGTGGTCAGCGCCAGCGTATTGCGATTGCCCGTGCACTGCTGCGTGATGCACCGATCCTTATCCTCGATGAAGCAACCTCGGCACTGGATACTGAATCTGAACGTGCGATTCAGGCCGCGCTCGATGAGTTACAGAAAAACCGTACCTGTCTGGTGATCGCTCACCGCTTATCCACCATTGAGAAGGCGGATGAAATCCTCGTGGTGCAGGACGGCGAAGTGCAGGAGCGCGGTACGCATGATGAACTGGTGAAACAGCCGGGTATCTATGCGCAGCTCTATAACATGCAGTTTGGTCACTAA
- a CDS encoding DNA internalization-related competence protein ComEC/Rec2 — MSVMAVMKYLFPRPLPLWLAAAAVVAGHMPLLLIPRLLLPAESLLLFTGICLFFLIRTRLSFFIRIIAGTFLAVNIHISNTLSLFSAELPDNIDIMIHDVMINSSDYYSVKGRIININNKMYDDTVFINTKIKGSFKPACSGEVWRIFRPVLRPVHGLLNEGQSNRQQYLLSERVLFSLTPGRSEKLSSDCSQRQKMIAAYLPAMDNLPYNGLMAALLFGERRGITAEQRRLVQETGVAHVVAISGLHIGLAALWGWWAGRLLLLLLPLRMVTPVIPSVLSVCAAVAYVWLAGFAVPACRALSALLLWHLLRWRHYHLPAYQFVMISAALLLLADPLTILSAGFWLSYTAVTALLFWHHTGVFSRSNIFIPLTPFARLWRNIRSLLSYQCGLFLLLLPVQGFFFGGVNMLSFLSNLWVVPVISFLTVPLLFAGLLIGPALPLADFSLALALWPLPFLAQGWMVTGHIALIWIPLMWAAVYIIRLDMWRQHPLLLPGMVLSCCLYLRKTPLPEWSVTILDIGHGLAAVVIKDGRAVVYDTGNRFGSRDDGLRTVLPYLRYHRLTPDWIMISHDHRDHTGGLSSLRSAYPAAVVKGNIPQADTPCRRGERWLWQSLYFEVLWPDEKYQLSKNDGSCVIRISDGKHQVLLTGDIEKQAEKQLIKYKDELSATVLQVPHHGSKTSSSEFFIRAVNPAFALVSVARYSPWRLPSDKVRRRYHNLGVQWHDTAHSGQISVSFFADEVSVATYRTHLSARWFSAWFGDQPVNG; from the coding sequence ATGTCTGTTATGGCTGTGATGAAATATCTGTTTCCCCGTCCGTTACCGCTCTGGCTTGCTGCGGCTGCCGTTGTGGCCGGGCATATGCCGCTGTTGCTGATTCCGCGGTTGTTGTTACCGGCAGAAAGTCTGCTGCTATTCACTGGTATTTGCTTGTTTTTTCTTATCCGCACCAGACTGAGTTTTTTTATCCGCATTATTGCCGGTACTTTTCTGGCAGTAAATATTCATATCAGTAATACATTATCACTCTTTTCCGCTGAACTACCCGATAATATCGATATTATGATCCATGATGTCATGATTAACTCATCTGACTATTATTCCGTCAAAGGGCGGATTATTAATATAAATAATAAAATGTATGATGATACTGTTTTTATTAATACAAAAATAAAAGGTTCATTTAAACCGGCATGTTCCGGTGAAGTCTGGCGTATATTCCGCCCTGTACTGAGGCCGGTACACGGTCTGTTAAATGAAGGACAGTCAAACCGGCAGCAATATTTACTGTCAGAGCGGGTTTTGTTTTCTCTGACGCCGGGACGCAGTGAAAAATTATCTTCAGACTGCAGTCAGCGTCAGAAGATGATTGCGGCATACCTTCCTGCGATGGATAACCTGCCGTATAACGGACTGATGGCGGCGCTGTTATTTGGTGAACGGCGCGGCATCACCGCAGAGCAGCGCAGACTGGTGCAGGAAACCGGAGTGGCACATGTGGTGGCTATTTCCGGGTTGCATATCGGGCTGGCGGCGTTATGGGGATGGTGGGCCGGGCGGTTATTGTTGCTGTTGTTACCGCTGCGTATGGTGACACCTGTTATTCCGTCTGTGCTGTCAGTCTGTGCCGCTGTTGCTTATGTCTGGCTGGCCGGGTTTGCGGTTCCGGCCTGCCGGGCATTGTCTGCGCTGCTGTTGTGGCATCTGCTGCGCTGGCGGCATTACCATCTGCCAGCGTATCAGTTTGTTATGATCAGTGCCGCACTGTTACTGCTGGCGGATCCGCTGACAATTCTATCCGCCGGATTCTGGTTGTCTTATACTGCCGTTACCGCACTGTTGTTCTGGCATCACACCGGTGTTTTCTCCCGCAGTAATATATTTATCCCGCTGACACCTTTTGCCCGCCTGTGGCGCAATATCCGTTCGCTTCTCTCTTACCAGTGCGGATTATTTCTGTTACTGCTGCCGGTTCAGGGATTTTTCTTCGGCGGCGTGAATATGCTGTCGTTTCTGAGCAATCTGTGGGTGGTACCGGTGATTTCTTTTCTGACGGTGCCGCTGCTGTTTGCCGGGTTATTGATCGGGCCTGCATTGCCGCTGGCGGATTTCTCTCTGGCGCTGGCATTATGGCCGCTGCCGTTTCTGGCACAGGGCTGGATGGTTACCGGACATATCGCTCTGATATGGATACCACTGATGTGGGCGGCTGTTTATATCATCCGGCTGGATATGTGGCGCCAGCACCCGCTGCTGCTGCCGGGAATGGTGCTCAGTTGCTGTCTGTATCTGCGGAAAACTCCGCTGCCTGAGTGGTCAGTTACCATACTGGATATCGGGCACGGATTGGCGGCAGTGGTGATAAAAGATGGCAGGGCGGTGGTGTATGATACCGGCAACCGCTTCGGGTCACGGGATGACGGGTTGCGCACAGTATTGCCTTATCTGCGTTATCACCGCCTGACTCCGGACTGGATTATGATCAGCCATGACCACCGTGACCACACCGGGGGACTGAGCTCTCTGCGCAGTGCTTATCCTGCCGCTGTGGTCAAAGGCAACATTCCGCAGGCCGATACACCTTGTCGCCGCGGGGAGCGGTGGTTATGGCAGTCATTGTATTTTGAGGTGTTATGGCCGGACGAAAAATATCAGCTGAGCAAAAATGACGGCTCCTGTGTTATCCGCATCAGTGACGGTAAACATCAGGTTTTGCTGACCGGGGATATCGAAAAACAGGCAGAAAAACAGCTGATTAAGTATAAAGATGAACTCTCCGCCACAGTACTGCAAGTTCCGCACCATGGCAGCAAAACCTCCTCATCAGAATTTTTTATTCGTGCGGTAAATCCCGCTTTCGCACTGGTTTCTGTTGCGCGCTATAGCCCGTGGCGTCTGCCTTCTGATAAAGTACGCCGTCGCTATCACAATCTCGGCGTGCAGTGGCATGATACTGCGCACAGCGGCCAGATTTCTGTGTCCTTTTTTGCTGATGAGGTATCCGTCGCGACTTACCGTACCCATCTCTCCGCCCGCTGGTTCAGCGCATGGTTTGGAGATCAGCCGGTAAACGGGTAA
- the ihfB gene encoding integration host factor subunit beta, which yields MTKSELIEKLAGQQSHLPAKVVEEAVKEILEHMANTLADGERIEIRGFGSFSLHYRAPRVGRNPKTGEQVELEGKHVPHFKPGKELRDRANIYA from the coding sequence ATGACCAAATCTGAACTGATTGAGAAGCTGGCAGGCCAACAATCTCATCTTCCGGCTAAAGTTGTTGAAGAAGCAGTAAAAGAGATCCTTGAGCATATGGCAAATACGCTTGCTGACGGTGAACGTATTGAAATCCGTGGATTCGGCAGTTTTTCTCTGCACTACCGTGCACCGCGGGTAGGTCGTAACCCGAAAACCGGCGAACAGGTGGAACTGGAAGGTAAACACGTTCCTCACTTCAAACCGGGCAAAGAGTTACGCGACCGCGCAAATATCTATGCTTGA
- the rpsA gene encoding 30S ribosomal protein S1: protein MTESFAQLFEESLQAIETRPGAIVRGTVVAIDKDVVLVDAGLKSESAIPVEQFKNAQGELEIQVGDEVDVALDAVEDGFGETVLSREKAKRHEAWLMLEKAYEEAETVTGVINGKVKGGFTVELNGIRAFLPGSLVDVRPVRDTTHLEGKELEFKVIKLDQKRNNVVVSRRAVIESENSAERDQLLENLQEGMEVKGIVKNLTDYGAFVDLGGVDGLLHITDMAWKRVKHPSEIVNVGDEITVKVLKFDRERTRVSLGLKQLGEDPWVAIAKRYPENTRLTGRVTNLTDYGCFVEIEEGVEGLVHVSEMDWTNKNIHPSKVVNVGDVVEVMVLDIDEERRRISLGLKQCKSNPWQQFAETHNKGDRVEGKIKSITDFGIFIGLDGGIDGLVHLSDISWNVAGEEAVREYKKGDEIAAVVLQVDAERERISLGVKQLAEDPFNNYTAVTKKGAIVTGKVTAVDAKGATVELMDGVEGYLRASEASRDRVEDATLVLSVGDEVEAKYTGVDRKNRVINLSVRAKDEADEKDAIATVNKQEEAGFSNNAMAEAFKAAKGE, encoded by the coding sequence ATGACTGAATCTTTTGCTCAACTCTTTGAAGAATCCCTGCAGGCTATCGAAACCCGTCCGGGCGCTATCGTCCGTGGTACTGTTGTCGCTATCGATAAAGACGTAGTTCTGGTTGACGCAGGTCTGAAATCAGAATCTGCTATCCCGGTAGAACAGTTCAAAAATGCTCAGGGCGAGCTGGAAATCCAGGTTGGCGACGAAGTTGATGTTGCTCTGGACGCAGTAGAAGACGGTTTCGGTGAAACTGTTCTGTCCCGCGAGAAAGCAAAACGCCACGAAGCATGGCTGATGCTGGAAAAAGCATACGAAGAAGCTGAGACTGTTACCGGTGTTATCAACGGTAAAGTTAAAGGCGGTTTCACTGTCGAACTGAACGGCATCCGTGCGTTCCTGCCGGGTTCACTGGTTGACGTGCGTCCTGTTCGTGACACCACGCATCTGGAAGGCAAAGAGCTTGAGTTCAAAGTAATCAAGCTGGATCAGAAACGCAACAACGTGGTTGTTTCCCGTCGTGCAGTTATCGAGTCAGAAAACAGCGCAGAGCGCGATCAGCTGCTGGAAAACCTGCAGGAAGGCATGGAAGTTAAAGGTATCGTTAAGAACCTCACTGACTACGGTGCATTCGTTGATCTGGGCGGCGTTGATGGTCTGCTGCATATCACTGATATGGCGTGGAAACGTGTTAAACACCCAAGCGAAATCGTGAATGTCGGCGACGAAATCACTGTTAAAGTGCTGAAATTCGACCGCGAACGTACCCGCGTATCTCTGGGCCTGAAACAGCTGGGCGAAGATCCTTGGGTCGCAATCGCTAAGCGTTACCCTGAGAACACCCGTCTGACCGGTCGCGTGACCAACCTGACTGACTACGGCTGCTTCGTTGAAATCGAAGAAGGCGTTGAAGGCCTGGTACACGTTTCTGAAATGGACTGGACCAACAAAAACATCCACCCATCTAAAGTTGTTAACGTGGGCGATGTTGTTGAAGTTATGGTTCTGGACATCGACGAAGAACGTCGTCGTATCTCCCTGGGCCTGAAGCAGTGCAAATCTAACCCATGGCAGCAGTTCGCGGAAACTCACAACAAAGGTGATCGCGTTGAAGGTAAAATCAAGTCAATCACTGACTTCGGTATCTTCATTGGTTTAGATGGCGGCATCGATGGTCTGGTTCACCTGTCTGACATCTCCTGGAACGTTGCAGGCGAAGAAGCAGTACGTGAATACAAAAAAGGCGACGAAATCGCAGCTGTTGTTCTGCAGGTTGATGCAGAGCGCGAGCGTATCTCTCTGGGCGTTAAGCAGTTAGCTGAAGATCCGTTCAACAACTACACCGCTGTTACCAAGAAAGGTGCTATCGTCACCGGTAAAGTAACTGCAGTAGACGCTAAAGGCGCAACTGTTGAGCTGATGGATGGCGTTGAAGGTTACCTGCGTGCATCAGAAGCTTCACGCGATCGCGTTGAAGATGCTACTCTGGTTCTGAGCGTTGGTGATGAAGTTGAAGCTAAATACACTGGTGTTGATCGTAAAAACCGTGTAATCAACCTGTCTGTACGTGCAAAAGACGAAGCGGATGAAAAAGACGCTATCGCTACTGTGAACAAGCAGGAAGAAGCTGGCTTCTCTAACAACGCAATGGCAGAAGCTTTCAAAGCAGCTAAAGGCGAGTAA
- the cmk gene encoding (d)CMP kinase: MAVYVPVITIDGPSGAGKGTLCHALANEMGWHLLDSGAIYRVLALAALHHHVDITSEDALVPLAANLDVKFLAKDTGPETILEGEDVSRAIRQEEVGMTASQIAAFPRVREALLRRQRAFRVAPGLIADGRDMGTVVFPDAPVKIFLDASAQERAHRRMKQLQDKGFSVNFDRLLAEIEERDFRDRNRAVAPLVAAGDALILDSTTMSIDDVIAEALRYTKEKLAETAE, encoded by the coding sequence ATGGCAGTATATGTTCCGGTCATTACCATTGACGGCCCGAGCGGCGCGGGCAAAGGTACCCTTTGTCACGCACTGGCAAACGAAATGGGATGGCATTTACTGGACTCCGGCGCAATTTACCGCGTTCTGGCACTGGCGGCACTGCATCATCATGTGGATATCACTTCGGAAGATGCACTGGTTCCGCTGGCGGCTAATCTGGATGTGAAATTCCTGGCAAAAGACACCGGTCCTGAGACAATTCTGGAAGGTGAGGATGTCAGCCGGGCTATCCGTCAGGAAGAAGTGGGTATGACAGCCTCGCAAATCGCGGCGTTCCCGCGTGTCCGTGAAGCTCTGCTGCGCCGTCAGCGCGCATTCCGTGTGGCGCCGGGCCTGATTGCCGACGGCCGCGACATGGGCACGGTAGTATTCCCGGATGCCCCGGTGAAAATTTTCCTCGACGCGAGTGCGCAGGAGCGCGCCCACCGCCGGATGAAGCAGTTGCAGGACAAAGGCTTTAGTGTTAATTTTGACCGCCTTCTTGCTGAGATAGAAGAGCGTGATTTCCGCGACCGCAACCGTGCGGTTGCCCCGCTGGTGGCTGCCGGCGATGCGCTGATTCTGGACTCAACAACCATGTCAATTGACGACGTTATTGCCGAAGCCCTTCGTTATACGAAGGAAAAACTGGCAGAAACGGCGGAATGA